A genomic stretch from Helianthus annuus cultivar XRQ/B chromosome 1, HanXRQr2.0-SUNRISE, whole genome shotgun sequence includes:
- the LOC110879208 gene encoding ADP-glucose phosphorylase — MSPANRNPEIRKDAVNNRTVILSPARSLRPSDFKSKSQAKPDSNPSSDGQPQCPFCSGNEHQCAPEIFRSPEDSTSDWKVRVIENLYPALSRDLKVKSDDDEYCQADVTAGDVSLGGFGFHDVIIESPVHSVHLPDLTSSGVAGVLLAYKKRIEQLCAVDSISYVQVFKNHGASAGASMSHSHSQIIALPVIPSTASTRLNSMKEYHNQTGKCVLCNIHTNKLLIDESTHFISISPFASAFPFETWIVPRYHSSHYHELDEDKAIDLGGLLKLTLQKLSVQLNDPPYNYMIHTSPLRITSSQLPCTHWYIQIVPQLSTIGGFEMGTGCYINPVFPEDAAKILREVEMPKSD; from the exons ATGTCTCCGGCGAATCGGAATCCGGAAATCCGAAAAGACGCCGTCAACAACCGCACGGTTATACTATCTCCGGCAAGATCTCTCCGTCCGTCGGACTTCAAATCCAAATCTCAAGCCAAACCAGACTCAAACCCTAGCTCCGACGGTCAACCGCAGTGTCCGTTTTGTTCCGGAAACGAGCACCAGTGCGCGCCGGAGATCTTCCGGTCACCGGAAGATTCTACTTCCGATTGGAAAGTTCGTGTGATCGAAAACTTATATCCAGCTCTTAGTAGAGATTTGAAAGTTAAATCGGATGACGATGAATACTGTCAAGCTGACGTCACTGCCGGAGATGTGAGTTTAGGAGGATTTGGATTTCATGACGTCATAATTGAGTCTCCGGTTCACTCCGTTCACTTGCCGGATCTGACGTCATCTGGAGTTGCAGGTGTGCTGCTTGCGTATAAGAAGAGGATTGAACAGCTTTGTGCTGTTGATTCGATTAGTTATGTACAG GTATTCAAAAACCATGGTGCTTCAGCTGGAGCTTCAATGAGTCATTCACACAGTCAAATTATAGCACTTCCCGTTATTCCATCCACTGCTTCTACTCGTCTCAACAGCATGAAAGAATACCACAATCAAACAGGAAAATGTGTTCTTTGCAATATCCACACAAACAAGTTATTAATCGATGAATCAACCCATTTCATTTCCATCTCTCCGTTCGCCTCAGCTTTCCCTTTTGAGACATGGATCGTACCCCGCTATCATTCTTCTCACTACCATGAACTTGATGAAGACAAG GCTATTGATCTTGGAGGATTACTGAAACTAACACTTCAAAAGCTGTCCGTCCAATTAAATGACCCGCCATATAATTATATGATTCATACATCGCCTCTTCGGATCACTTCCTCTCAATTACCTTGCACACATTGGTACATACAAATTGTACCACAATTGTCTACAATTGGCGGTTTTGAAATGGGAACAGGGTGTTACATAAACCCCGTCTTCCCCGAGGATGCTGCAAAGATCCTTAGAGAAGTAGAGATGCCGAAATCCGACTAG
- the LOC110879201 gene encoding protein SINE1, with translation MRRNLSPVVRRQLENLDKDSDSRKFAMKALKSYVKDLDSKAIPIFLAQVSETKETGLTSGEYTISLYEVLARVHGPKIVPQIDNIMLTIIKTLTSSAGSFALHQACSKVVPAIARYGMDPTTPDAKKSEIIHSLCKPLSDSLLSSQENLSSGAALCLKALVESDNWRFSSSQMVNEVCQRVAAALEKPMQANSHIGLVMALAKHNGSDVEGYARLLVRAGVGILNMGLTEGNSQKRLSAIQMVNFLMRSLDYKCIMSELHYVIEEFQKCQSDQMAYVKGAAFEAIQTAKRILTEKGSKREHRSVSPRSQTIESFGEYSSSISYSPILTNFASRDSDPDSRSINRKLWRNVDVSLKDGLFSGDMGTPRSVIDSSETQEDYDDEFSGFMLTPTNGVTVTSRSATPSPQKSRSYVNIDNTDLFTTPKKLVKSLQVSNSDCSENQSRRFRSPPSSKFNWSPNSSYGQSGFNESFTNENEQFNGASESVSSTEDIMTNGSNNLQLSQEPVPETKVKSKVQISLVISIASALFVLIIAVVCFLWMRDLDDGYDNLVPT, from the exons ATGAGAAGAAATCTGAGCCCGGTGGTTAGACGCCAGTTGGAAAATCTCGACAAAGATTCAGACAGTCGAAAATTCGCCATGAAAGCATTAAAGTCATACGTAAAAGATTTGGATTCGAAGGCGATCCCGATCTTTCTCGCTCAAGTTTCCGAGACCAAAGAAACCGGTTTAACATCGGGTGAATACACAATCTCGCTGTATGAAGTTCTCGCTCGGGTTCACGGCCCTAAGATCGTTCCACAAATCGATAACATCATGTTGACCATCATCAAGACCTTGACATCCAGTGCCGGCTCGTTCGCTCTTCATCAAGCTTGCTCAAAGGTGGTCCCCGCCATAGCCCGATACGGAATGGACCCCACGACACCCGATGCCAAAAAGAGTGAAATTATTCACTCTCTTTGTAAACCGTTATCGGATTCTCTTTTATCCAGCCAAGAGAATTTATCGTCCGGCGCTGCACTTTGCTTGAAAGCGCTTGTCGAATCAGATAACTGGCGGTTTTCTTCGAGTCAAATGGTCAACGAGGTCTGTCAAAGGGTAGCTGCAGCTTTAGAAAAGCCTATGCAGGCGAATTCGCATATTGGTTTAGTCATGGCTTTAGCTAAACATAACGGGTCAGACGTTGAAGGTTACGCAAGACTATTGGTTCGGGCCGGTGTCGGGATTTTAAACATGGGTTTAACCGAGGGGAACTCGCAAAAACGGTTATCTGCTATTCAAATGGTTAACTTTTTAATGAGGAGTTTGGATTACAAGTGTATAATGTCGGAACTACACTATGTGATTGAAGAGTTTCAAAAGTGTCAAAGCGATCAAATGGCGTACGTTAAAGGTGCGGCTTTCGAAGCGATACAAACGGCTAAGAGAATTTTAACCGAGAAAGGATCTAAACGCGAGCATAGAAGTGTATCACCTCGATCACAAACCATTGAATCGTTTGGTGAATACAGTTCGTCTATCTCGTATTCGCCGATTTTAACAAATTTTGCATCACGCGATAGTGATCCGGATAGTAGAAGTATTAATCGAAAACTTTGGAGGAATGTCGACGTGTCATTAAAAGACGGGTTGTTTTCGGGTGACATGGGTACTCCTAGAAGCGTCATCGATAGCTCCGAGACCCAAGAGGATTACGACGATGAGTTTTCGGGCTTCATGCTCACCCCGACCAATGGTGTGACGGTAACCTCAAGAAGCGCGACTCCTAGTCCTCAG AAATCAAGATCGTATGTTAATATCGACAACACTGACCTTTTCACCACTCCTAAAAAACTAGTGAAGTCTCTTCAGGTTTCAAACAGCGACTGCTCAGAAAATCAAAGCCGAAGATTCAGAAGCCCGCCCTCCAGCAAATTCAACTGGAGCCCGAATTCAAGTTATGGTCAAAGCGGTTTCAATGAGAGTTTCACCAACGAAAATGAACAGTTTAATGGTGCCTCAGAATCGGTGTCTTCAACTGAAGACATCATGACTAATGGGAGCAACAATTTGCAGCTGTCTCAAGAACCTGTTCCTGAAACTAAGGTGAAGTCGAAAGTGCAGATATCACTGGTTATCAGCATTGCTTCCGCGCTTTTCGTTCTAATAATTGCAGTTGTTTGTTTCTTGTGGATGCGAGATCTAGATGATGGTTACGACAACCTCGTACCTACCTAA
- the LOC110879184 gene encoding PHD finger protein ING2, whose translation MAIARTGVFVDDYLEYASTLPAELQRLLNTIRELDDRSQSMINQTRQQTKNCLDMASQNSYKSIHEDDDMAFEKMKKEIEANQDNALSLCTEKVLLARQAYDLIDSHVKRLDEDLHNFAEDLKQEGKLPADEPAILPPLPLVPKNEKRKLPYSTPQSKKLDYRDREWDHRDRDFELMPPPGGFKRDYATPLEMDQPIDPNEPTYCVCHQVSYGDMIACDNENCQGGEWFHYSCVGLTPETRFKGKWYCPTCRQLPL comes from the exons ATGGCGATCGCTAGAACCGGAGTTTTCGTCGACGATTACTTGGAGT ATGCAAGCACATTGCCAGCAGAGTTGCAGAGGCTTCTCAACACCATTAGAGAACTCGATGACCGCTCTCAGT CCATGATAAATCAAACACGACAACAGACAAAGAACTGCTTGGATATGGCTTCTCAAAACTCCTATAAAAGCATtcatgaagatgatgacatggcTTTTGAGAAAATGAAGAAAGAAATCGAAGCAAACCAAGATAATGCTTTAAGCCTATGTACTGAGAAGGTTCTTCTTGCACGCCAAGCTTATGATCTT ATAGACAGTCATGTAAAACGTCTTGACGAAGATCTACACAACTTTGCTGAGGATTTAAAACAAG aaggAAAATTACCAGCAGATGAACCTGCAATACTTCCTCCATTACCTTTAGTTCCTAAAAACGAGAAGCGGAAATTACCGTATTCAACGCCTCAATCTAAGAAACTTGATTACAGGGATCGGGAGTGGGACCACCGGGATAGGGATTTTGAGCTCATGCCGCCACCTGGCGGTTTCAAACGGGATTATGCAACCCCGTTGGAGATGGATCAACCGATTGATCCAAACGAACCCACCTACTGTGTTTGTCATCAG GTTTCTTATGGTGATATGATTGCATGTGACAATGAGAAT TGTCAAGGTGGAGAGTGGTTTCATTACTCGTGTGTCGGGCTGACACCCGAGACCAGGTTTAAGGGGAAGTGGTATTGTCCAACTTGCAGACAGCTTCCGTTGTAA